The genomic region AAACATATATTTAggtattaaaattaattttataaataaataattatgtgtaacaaaatgaatattgaaactgATAGCACACAACtagtatattttataaatcaaCGCAGAATTTGAAGTGGTGcaaattttatttcatcaatCTAATTTATACTTACTATTCTTAATACGTTAGAAATATCGATAAACGTATAGAATTTAGTAAGTTTACGTTATAAATAAAATTCGGGACTTACCCCCAATGTTACACTCAGTTGTAAGATTTTGAAAAGAGCTTATTCTTGTAGATATCTTCCTTTGATATTTCTTGATTCAAAATGTAAGAAATGGAttgctttatattttttaatttattactcTATTTCTTTTAATCATCTAAGAACTTTAGTATATCCGTGAATTTAGGTCTCAAAATAGAGATCCTTCAAAAAATTTAGAATGAGGAGGCGCcaaacacatttttttttatcacaaCTTCGTGCAATTCAGGTACTTCTTTTagatttaataaatttattagtaTTGTTAACTCTTATTAGTCTGAGATTTTAAAggatttttgacaaaaaaaagtcTTGACGAAATACATCTTTTCTTATATTCAAATTCTATAATTAGTATCATAAGATTGTGGTATGATTAATAGTGTAGATGCGTATTGCAGGATAAGAAGTTCAACCACATTAGATGaggttaaaataattttatgtttcaTTCTAAAATTTGTAGATCttatcaaataataatataattcgATTAGACTTCTCATTTTTTAGGGTCCTGGATAGAGATGTTCTatcctgaaaagaaaaaaaaaaccttatgaatcattaataaattatttgaattttcaGATCCATACAATGGCACAATGTTCCACCAATTcttgtatttaaaataatgtatcaTGAACTCCAttaaattttgaccaaaaaaGTGATGAATGTTTAGTCCCTAATGAGCACCCTAAAGAGATGTTGTCTCAATAAAATCAGTATTGCATTGCATCTATGTTTGATTGAATTTGAGGAAATTTAATATCCATCCAAAAGTTGGTGCTAAAGTTGATAGTTATTGTTTTCCTCATAAATAATACTTTTTCAagttatgcaaaaaaaaaaaaaaaataatattattatatacgAAATAGAATGtagaatgaaaatgaaaatacaGATACATGGCTaaatctaaaatgatagaattTACTCTCATAATAGTAGTGATTTCTTTGCATTTTATTTAAAGAACAAAAGAAGATTTTAAATCATATATTGAAGTTTTTAGATCATAAATTGTATACTAGTTTGTAATGTATCAATCATCCAACAAAAATGATTTCTATATTACTAAAACTTAAATCACATATTACTAAaacttattaactttttttaacaaatgtctttatttaggtatctataatggagggatcaataacaataggggtggatgtCATGGTGAATGGATTGAAAAGAGCGATCGATACGTTggcgttggaaggagggtgaaatgctagagatgatagctatgacagtctaaAAATATGTTTCGTATattgattttgtgaacttaatcatcagctattgtggactgaattgtcaaccgaaAAAACTTtttcatcagctacatgcacaactccaTTGAAAATCAAAGGGTGCTACCTTTCAAAATAACCGATCAGGTTTGGTTGCGTGCTTATCTGAGTGATCCATCTAGGCTAGTGTTAACGGTGTTTGTGGTTGAAAAATTGGGAGAGAATGAGAACCAtaatgtagaagaagaacaacaagacatgtttgatgataaattggatgatctggaaatgaatattttagatgatgatcaaacacctacgcctgTTGTTACGAGCAATACGCtgggcagttcttctcaatcaacacGTTCGAGCAATTATTAAGATGACGAGACTGATTTTTACAAGGAAATTTCATTCAAGGATAAGATAGCactatctacttctttgtttattttttgcttgaaaaaagattttagactAACGAAGATGATTAGTTTGAGTAAAGTGTTTTGTTTTAGATATGCTAATCCAAACTATAATTGGTGGTTGAAGATTGTGAAATGCTTAAGTTCCAATAGATTTATCATTAATGTTTATcgaaagtatcacacatgtggtttggagcaTATTACACGCCCAAATCCTTAAGCCACGGCCAAGGTTCTCGGTAGTTATTTCTAAAATAGATTCTCCAATGGAAAAGGATCTTCTACAACTGATATAACCAATCAAGTCCATACAGAATTGAGTGTTAATAgagattgccaaggacttggtcaGGGAGACACATGAGAACGGGTATGCAATCCTCGATTCCTACCATTACGTGTTTGAGTCCACGAATCCTGGAAGTTTGACGgcgttgcatgttgatgaaaatggaaggttcaagtacatttttgtatcctatggttcttgaattcttgattttcaacAGTTGCGAAAATTCatagtgtcacgacccgagccgaggccTTGGCTGCATCGAGCATCTCGAACCATCAAGGCTTGAGAGACCCCTCTAaatccccaacccactagtgatattgtccgctttgggcccAGACCCGCGCGGCTTTAAAACGCATCACTaaggagtaaggctttcttacttgtatacccaacatccctcttGTATTTTGCCAATGTCACTACAAGAAATACAGTTTTTTATGACGACTTTCAGTGGCGACACAAACAATTGCCACAAAAGTTAGGATTTCTGTGGCGACATGTAAAGGTTGCCACAAAGTAAAATATTTAAGGGCGACCATTAAAGTCGCCACTAATAGTGACATATTTAGTGGTGACTATGCTTAGGTCGTCACAAATATCTAGtaattttttcaacaaaatttgggttagTGGCGACATACGAGTTGTCACTACTAAAAGTCTTTTGTGGCGATTTAATTAGTGCTAAAGGTAGATCTGTTGTGGCCATCTTTTTTGTCGCCACTAATACTTCTATTTTATTATTCGTTCCACTTATATaggtaaattaaaaaaaaaattgtaattataaTGAGGTGACATTATAGAGGTATCTGACTGGATATGTAGTTCCACAGATGATGTTTGAGAGTGTAAGATGTACGTCAATATTACTTTTATCTTTGTAGGGTAAAAAAGATATTTCTGATAAAACTCTCAACTCgagatattttattatattagttacaaataaaaattatttacgataataataaaaatatagaataattaatgatataaattaaaagcccaaaaagtttaaaaagtaaagcaaatcaaaagttcaaattttcattttgCGTTGTTTTAAGTTCAAATCAAAAGTTCAATTGTTATCCTCGTTTTCAGGTAAAGTCCATTATTGTgcctttatttctttttcaagtagacgaagaaaaatttaaatgttttaaaaaaaattgtgaaagaaTCTCAAATATGCACATCATAAATGAACCAAGATTAATTCAACTAATACATTATCtagttttcatttattattattattattattattgttttgcaactaatttattattaatgacaattttctgaaatattttttctttttacgcAATCTTAATTTTACCTGCGTTTCATATTTTAATAGCGACaccttattatattattatatttaaataacagcctattttaaattaattttcctagtttatttaatttctaaCCAATTTGTgtttaattaatatcaattttagccaatttgatattattctattttttaaccctttttaaaaattactttaatCTCAGCCGTTGATTAAAATCAATCCAACGGCTGAGATCTCATCACCATTTTGTTTCCATTTATTCAATTAACCTAAACTTTAATTCATTTTTGTCCTCACGAGACGACCCCTTCCCTCTCTCCACATTCTCTTCGTCTCTCTTACTCTCTCCATCATGGCTACCGCCGGCCGGCGACCACACGACCCCTTTGAATTCCTCCTCTCCACCACCAAAGAAACCCCAACCCTAGTCATCGTTGTTTCTTTAGATTCGAGCTACCACCGCCAAACCAGTCGGAAAACCGCATCACCAACACCGGCGCCGCCCTCTCGCCTCCTTCTAATGCGATCGTCACCCTACATGTAATCAATTCACTGTtgtatttcttgattattttgatgaaCTTTTTATGTGTTGGCTATTGTtgctatcctttttctttttaagtgTAAACTGTTTGTAGTAACTCTAGTAGGTATTTGCTTATGACATCTCTGTATTTTGCTTTTCGCAGGAAGAAATTCATGAGTTGCTTCTGATTTTTGCTGAAGCTGGGGAAAATGTTGTGAGAGTAAAAGGCGGTGATCCGTTGGTATGTCTTCGGCTTAGGTGTTTGGTTTATGTATGTCTTCGGCTTAGGTGTTTGGTTTATGcttatacatttatatatagtTAATTTTTACAATTCTAAAGTTGAAACTTTGGAGCATTTGTTGGATTATCAGGTATTTGGATGGGGTGGAGAAGAGATGGATTTTCTTCAACAAAAGGGAATTCAAGTTAAAGTTATTCCAGGTATGATGACTTTGTGAATCCGGCAAAGAACTTGATTGAGCTATAAAGCTGCAGAATGTAAAACTTCCCAAGTGTCATTAAATTGGTGGCTTGCAAACCTCATTTCacttataatattttctttagtAATGAAGATATGTTCCAGTTTAGAGAAGTAGTATATATAATGGTCAAAGAATGTGTATTTTCTTTAGTATTAGTCTAAGGGATCAAAAGGAAAGTACCTCCATAATAAGCACAGGATTGCAACTTCAAGTAAATCACGTCTTTATTCTGATATCCGTCTTTTCAAGATTTTCCTTTCAGTTTAGATGCGAAAATTTATGGCTTGGCTTCTGTTGAAGAGGACATCTAGGTATCCTGAAAGAAATTTACAGACACTATCTTGATAATCCTATATCTTAATTCATTTTGAATCGATTTGTAAGATAAAAATATGTAATCTCCAAAAGGGGGCTATTGCTGCATCTGCTAACACTCAAAAGTTATATGTTTACAAATTTTTTGGTCGTTGGTAGTTCCTTTTGTTGATTAAATGATTTGATTTGCGAACAGATTCCACCTACACTTTCAGTTGTAAAATCTTTTATAGGTGAGAGTGGGCTAGTTATGTCTTGCATAAGTTAATACATAAGGTCGAAGTGAAATCTGATTCTGCCATACATATTTCAGGCATTACTGCAGCATCTGGGATATCGGCAGATTTGAGAATTCCACTAACCCATCGTGGTGTTGCAAATAGTGTTAGATTTCTCACTGGTCACTCGAGGAAATGAGGAACAGACCTACTTTTGTTGCAGAAAATGTAGCTGACCCTGACTCTACATTAGTTGTTTATATGGGCTTGTCAACTGTTCCTTCCCTGGCCTCAAAGCTCATACATCACAGGTTGCCAGCTGATACACCAGTTGTTGCCGTTGAGCGAGGAATAACACCTCAACAACGCATGGTAAGCGAGCCCAGTTGTTTCTCTCACTTATTGTTCCTTCATTATTTGCCTAGGATGTGGCTTTTTTCAGCTACCTTTGAGAATAAATCACTTGTGTTTTGGTATCTACAAGTCAGAAATTAGAACAACAATTCGCGCACATGCATTTAGGGAGAGGATGTTTCCATGAGTATTTTTGTTTTACGAAACATTTCGAACCCTCTTGCTGAGAAATTAGATAATGCTACTTTCGTTTGATCTACTAATTTGCTAATAGAAGGTTACAAAAAGGTATTAGGAAAAAATGAACGTTACAACAAAAGGACCTCTAATTTCCCCCAaggttgtgaaatttttctgATGTTGACCTTCCCATTGAGACAAAGCACTTTTAAGTTGGCCACAAGGGTCTATCGTACACAGCCTTACCCTGCATTTCCGCAAGAGACTGTTACGACAAGTTGAACCCGTGAACTTCTGGTCACATAGACAAGGATCAATGTTTACCCAATTATGATGCATTTTCAGGTAGAAATCTAGAATCCAGTCCATTTAAAGGAATCTAAACTCcctaaatcaaacaaacataaGCAGAAATGTTCAGAAACAGTTGAGAAAGTGCACAAACCTGAGTTCTTTTATGATTACCAGCAGTTTTACCAACATAAAGAAGTCTAGCATGAGGACCAACCAAATCCAAAACTTCATTAGAAACCAATCTATCATACAAGAAATGATCAGCATTCTGAATAACTCTCAAAGCCATAACAGTCAACAACTCAGGGTCACCTGGTTCAGTACCCACCAAGAACACTTTCCCAGGCCCTCTTCTATCAccccttcctcctcctcctctctTCTCCCTCAAAACCTAAAGCATTTTCTTCAGCTTGGGCAACTACAAAGCTATGTCATATTCCCTAACATAGCTAGGATCAGGTAGAATTAATTTATAAGAATATCTAGCTTACAGTGCACTCTATACATTTTCCTAGATGTTTAACTTATAGTGAacttaagaaaaagaagaaaagaaaatttagttatttatgtgAAATTTGATAAGAAACTGttttgttatttatcttttgtttGAGGAATTATTGCAACATTGGGTGTGTCTATCCATGTGTACGGTGTAGTTGTGAGTAAGAAACTTGTAATACATTTATGTTAACATGCTAGTTAGCAtgaatttcttctattgttgtgaTCAAATCTTTTCTTGCTCAATTTCAAGCTATCGAAATGACTCTTTACTTTGTTCTTTACCGGGAGAGGTCCTTTAAATGATGGAGAATTATTGATTAGGAGTCTAAAGacattaaattttgtattaagAAATAATTGTACAACaaatctatattaatttttttaaaatatattaatattagtGGCGACTATAGGTTGCCGCTAAAGGTGTATTTCCTCTATATTGAAATTACCTATTGTAGCAAGGTGAAGTCTCCTCTAGTCATTTTCTGTGGCAACCATGGTCGCTACTAAATTCTTTCATTTAGTGGCGACCCTCTTAGTGGACACCTTGCCTAGTATTTTTTGTGGCGATGTAGAAAATCTTTAGTGGCAAGGGAAATCGTCACAAAAAGGCTCATTTGTTGGCAACTCTTTTATGTCGCCACAAGTAACCTTTAGTTATGATTGTAATACCAACGACCCCCCAGTTGCCACTAAATGTCTTTTGCTACAACTTTTGGAGATTTAGTGGCGACTTTTGTTGCCATTAAAGGCATTATTTCTTGTAGTTTGTGGAACCCCTTCCTaagtaatgccccgagagtacaccctgggagtcatacagtgcttacagtcccgacggaccacaagctaacccatgagctggtatctgATGTGAACACTGAATTACATAATAAATGCGGAAGAACAACTaactagccataaggttttatcaacTGAATCAGTACTGAAACAAGAATCTGAAGAAAACAACTatttgaatctgataaaatactgataaactgaatagcTAACTGAcatgtccgaaagcctctaaacttaatTGAATacgagttgataggacaggcttcaactaactccaactaactactaaactgaaagcatgaaacataataatttgtcctcaaaatatgaggacttaccactactactGCTGTGAGCCTGAGAAGTCCAAGCACGATTCGAGAATTGgatgtccgaacctatgatatgatacatcatagcgcaaaagaaaaagtatgcaatcagtactttgaatgtactggtatgctaaatgaggtaggctaatatgcatggtttcatgaacatggatAAATAATCATCTGAATATGTATGTATAACATAAGGTattgaatagaatgcatgaaatttgGAGTTACTAAGAATAtgggaaatctataaatactgaggatgtatGATCAAGCAtgtaacatgaactgaataaaatttgtaaactgaaatactaaaataattgaaataactgatatctgtaagcTTTGGTCAACCAACACTGAGTCTGAGTGTTTGAACTGATTATTGGACTGAAACTGTAGCTAAGACTataggaggtattatctaaccgacatgtcccgatctgagctaatcggggtccaacctataaccccagttggaaggatgttagtaccgtgccacgggtactaacactggctatatggatccactaaactggtataCTGTAtggtcctgaaggactaagggtgtcaagcctaatctgacgggtgacccctgcgagatagtcaagcctaaaccgataggtgacttctcatatcctatgctggctacgtagtccTGGAGtataaggattgctactaatgactctgcctatctaatggGGAAACCGTCATCCCttcactcgctcagtgctaagtcttactcccaactgaatgacactggatgCTAaattgttctgagtttaactgactgatctagtaatTCTCATAATATATTCTCAAGTTATCCTGAAGATACTGAGacgagactaagtaaatagctatggttttcgggtattcaataccccaaggACTCAAAAGCAAAAATAGTTAAAATGATACTTAAGCTTAAAGAACATAACATGCAAGCCTCTATCAAATCTTCActcttgtaagcattttatcaaacacttgtagttcatagtttattCAAATAATGGGAATGTTATGGGACTaatagtaatagcatgaatttaacatgaatagcactaaatcatgatttaatccaATGAATGACAACATTAAAATGTgaagaattgaataacaacaataatttcatttatacatggtgtaaaatcatagttcatggagattcatgggtgaaatcataatctaaaatcaaaataacttgaaaggatcataatttttgcaatttaaactggatacttggactctatgggtggaagaaacccatggataaacatctaacatgcctgagttaataaatttaaaaggaTTGATGGCGAGAATTCTTGAGATTGATCTTgtatttgagagctagggttttaatgGAAACAATTTGATGAacaatgagcatattttgctcaatttCAAGATTAATCCTCTATTACACGATTTGGGGGCTTGATGAAAGATAAGATTGcccatgagatt from Capsicum annuum cultivar UCD-10X-F1 unplaced genomic scaffold, UCD10Xv1.1 ctg44064, whole genome shotgun sequence harbors:
- the LOC124892133 gene encoding LOW QUALITY PROTEIN: S-adenosyl-L-methionine-dependent uroporphyrinogen III methyltransferase, chloroplastic-like (The sequence of the model RefSeq protein was modified relative to this genomic sequence to represent the inferred CDS: inserted 1 base in 1 codon; substituted 1 base at 1 genomic stop codon) encodes the protein IPPLHHQRNPNPSHRCFFRFELPPPNQSENRITNTGAALSPPSNAIVTLHEEIHELLLIFAEAGENVVRVKGGDPLVFGWGGEEMDFLQQKGIQVKVIPGITAASGISADLRIPLTHRGVANSVRFLTGHSRKXGTXPTFVAENVADPDSTLVVYMGLSTVPSLASKLIHHRLPADTPVVAVERGITPQQRMPCMSSSKICSTGQARVTRSVDITGNIGYTPTSTSKLKWNGKEAISTKKLQEIKEKKRKKNVGSSSNNPI